CCTGCTTGTAAAACGTTCCCAATTATAATTTCATCAATATCTTCTGCTTGGATACCAGCCCTATTTATTGCTTCCTTAGCTACTGTCACCCCTAAATCCACTGCAGATACATTTTTAAAACTCCCCCCAAAAGTTCCTATTGGTGTTCTTACTGCACTAGCTAAAACTACCTCTCTCACTTTTTAAAATCCCCCTCTACATTTTATTTATATAAATATTTTTTATACCAATCTATACATTTGCAAGTTACATACCAATAGAAGTAAAAAAAATAGAAATGGCTAAAGAACAAAGGTGTATAACTTTTTCTTAAGCACGATTTCATTTTACCGTCCCATTATAGTACATGTGTCATGGGGTGTTATGAAACATGTACTATAACGAGACATACAAGGCATAGCTAAAACTTTAATATTATCCATCCCTTAATTATTTTATTCTTTACTAAATTCTTCTAATATAACATTAACAATCTTATCTGCAGCAGTTCCATCTCCATAAGGGTTTACTGCATTAGCCATTTTTAAATACTCATCTTTATTGGAAATTATTAAATCTAATTCTTCATATATATCTTCCATATCTGTTCCTACTAATTTAGCTGTTCCTGCCTCAATACCCTCTGGCCTTTCTGTTTCTTTTCTAACTACTAATACAGGTTTTCCTAAGCTAGGAGCTTCTTCTTGAAGTCCACCAGAGTCTGTAACTATTAAATACGATTTTGCCATTAAATTTGTAAAAGGTTCATAATCTAAAGGTTCTATTAAATGGACTCTTTCATGATTATTAAATACATCATTTGCAATTTTTCGTACTTTTGGATTAAGATGAACAGGAAAGACTACTTCCACATCATCGTATTTCTCAACAGCATTTTTTACAGCCGTAAAGATATTTTCCATTGGTTCTCCTAAATTTTCTCTTCTATGAGAAGTAAGTAAAATTACTTTTTTATTCTCAAAATCTATATTGTTTAATTTATCTATATCAAATATGTAATTATCTTTTATTACTAATTTTAAAGCATCAATAACTGTATTACCTGTTATAAATATTTTTTCTTCTTCATAGTTTTCTTTTAATAAATTTTGCTTATTCCTTTCTGTTGGTGCAAAATGAAAATCTGTAACAATTCCAGTAAGCTTCCTATTGGCTTCTTCTGGATAAGGTGAAAGTATGTTTCCACTTCTAAGGCCTGCCTCTACATGGCCTATTTTAACTCTCTGATAAAAAGCTGCTAATGCTCCTGCAAATACTGTAGTAGTATCCCCTTGAACTAATAGAAGGTCTGGTCTTTCCTTTACTATTACCTCTTCTAAACCTTTTAAAGCTTTAGTAGTTATTTCTGTCAATGTCTGTCCAGGCTTAAAAATATTTAAATCATAATCAGGTTCTATACTAAATATATTGAGAACTTGGTCTAACATTTCTCTATGTTGTGCTGTTACACAAACAATACTTTCTATCTCCTTTGTCTCTTTCATTTTTCTTACTATGGGGGCCATTTTTATCCCTTCTGGCCTTGTCCCAAAAACTATCATGACCTTTATTCTATCCATTAAAATCCTCCTACTCTTTTTTATAATGATTGTTATTTCTCTTATCTTTAACACCTAATTTACTAACTAGGAATATTGCAACAATTATTAAAGTTATAGCTATAAATTCAATTTGTCGTGTTTCCGTTTTTGCCACATAAATTGCTAAAAGACCAAAAATTCCACTAATTAAATAAAATATAAATACTGTTTGTTTTTGTGTATAACCTTTTTGTAATAATTTATGGTGTAAATGACCATTATCTGCTTCCATTATAGACTTACCATTTAAAAGCCTCCTAAATATCGCAAATGTTGTATCAAAAATAGGAATTCCTAATACTATTATAGGTAATACAATAGCAATAGTTGCAGTACTTTTCATAACACCTTCAATAGATATAGCCGATAGCATGAAACCTAAGAATAATGCCCCTGTATCTCCCATAAAAATCTTAGCTGGCCTAAAATTATAAGGTAGAAATCCTAAACATGAACCTGCTACTATAGCTGAAATTATCATTATATTATTATATTCAAATTGGCTAGCAACAAATAGTAAAGACAAACTAGATATACTAGCAACTCCTGCAGTTAAACCATCTAATCCATCTATTAAATTAAAAGCATTTGTAATACCTACTACCCAAATAATAGTTAAAGGAATGGAAAAACCTTTTAAATATATAAGTGGACTTTCCTTTGAAAAAGGATTCGTGACAAAATCTATTTTTACATTTCCAATTATTAATACTATAGATGCAAGAATTTGAAAAAACAGCTTTGCTTTTGCACTAATATCTTTCATGTCATCAATTATACCAGATATAAATATTATAGTCCCACCTATAATAATTGAAGCTAAAGTTTTATTTAATGGCAAATACAATAGTATAACAATTATTGTAGCAATATATATTGCCAGTCCTCCTAAAAGAGGTATAGGTTTATTATGTACTCGCCTTCCGTCCTTTGGTATATCAATAGCGCCTACTTTTACTGCTATTTTCTTTGCAACGGGAGTCATCAGAAAAGATATAACCATTGCTGTAATAAAAGGTATAAAATATTCTGCCATTATTTTCTCTCCTTCAGATACCAAAATATAACTTCTATCTCCTTTAAAAGTTTATATTAATTTCATAAATAAGTCAATAAACTAAAATTATTGTAATAATTTTGTAATGTCATCTAGCTACATTCGTTGTTTAAATTTTTCTTATTAATGTTATAAACAAAAAATAAGGGAAAAATTCTCTCCCTTATTTTTTGTCTTGTTTTCTGTCTATTTTGTCCCGAATAACCTATCCCCAGCATCACCTAATCCAGGGATTATATATGCATCTTCACTTAGTTTTTCGTCTACTCCAGCCACATATATTTCCACGTCTGGGTGAGCTTTAGTTACTGCTTCTATTCCTTCTGGAGCTGCAATCAAATTCATTAATTTAATATTCTTTGCTCCTTTCTCCTTTAAAAAATGAATAGCAGCAACAGCTGACCCACCTGTAGCCAACATAGGGTCTAGTACAATTAACTCCCTGTCTTCAATATCCTTTGGTAATTTACAATAGTATTCCACTGGCTTAAGAGTTTCTGGATCCCTATAAAGACCTATATGTCCCACCTTTGCCGCTGGTAGTAAATTAAGCATACCATCAACCATTCCCAAGCCTGCTCTAAGTATTGGTATTAAACCTAATTTTTTCCCCGATATAACCTGTGCTTTAGTCTTACAAATTGGAGTTTCAATTTCTATTTCTTCCAATGGAAGATCTCTAGTTACTTCATAGGCCATAAGCATAGAAACCTCTTTTACTAACTCTTTAAATTCTTTGGAGCCAGTGCTTTTATCTCGAATAAATGTAAGTTTGTGCTTAATCAATGGATGTTCTAAAACTACAACTTTTCCCATATACAGGACTCCCTTCTTTTTAAAAATAATTAAACCTTATACATTATAACATACACTTACCTTCTATGTCTGAAATTTTATCAACTCTTCTTTCATGTCTTCCACCTTGAAATTCCGATTTTAACCAAATGGATACAATTTCCATAGCTAAATCTTTCCCTACAACTCTGCCACCAAGAGCTAATATATTTGCATTATTATGCTCCATGCTCATTCTAGCAGAATAGGTATCACCGCATAAAGCACATCTAATACCTGGTACTTTATTACATGAAATTGAAATTCCTATTCCTGTGCCACATATTGCTATTCCTCTTTCACATTCTTTCTTTATAACTCCCTCTGATAATTTCAGAGCGAAATCAGGATAATCTACAGAATCTCCAGATTTTGTGCCATAATCAATATATTCGATACCTTGTTCCTTTAAATACTCTTTTATGTCTTCCTTTAATTCATAACCACCATGATCACTAGCAATACCAATTTTCATTTTTATTCCTCCCAACAATACCTTGTATCACTTACAAGATTTAATCTAATTTTAGCCATTATATACATGGCCTACCTATAAACAGTATAATCTATATTTTCTCTACTATCTTTTCTAAGGCATCACTTAGTTCTTCTTCTACATCCTTATAAGCCCTTAGTCCTTGCCCATAAGGATCAAAAACATCCCTATCTATTCCATAGGTATACTCCTTTAAAGTATATATTTTTTCCTCTACGGAAGGATGTTTAAGTAATAAGGTCTCCTTATGAGATTTAGTCATAGTCAATACTAGATCCGCTTCTTCTAAAACTTCATCTGTCACTAATTTTGATCGATGACTTGAAATATCTATTTCTTTTTCCTTTAATACTTCAATTGCCTCCTTAGATGCCTTATCACCAGCAAATGCAAATATTCCTGCAGAATCTACTTCAATATTTCTTCCCTTTTCCTCAGCCTTTTGTCTTAAAATAGCTGCTGCCATTGGACTCCTACAAGTATTTCCTGTACAC
The Tissierellales bacterium genome window above contains:
- a CDS encoding low molecular weight protein arginine phosphatase — translated: MKKILFVCTGNTCRSPMAAAILRQKAEEKGRNIEVDSAGIFAFAGDKASKEAIEVLKEKEIDISSHRSKLVTDEVLEEADLVLTMTKSHKETLLLKHPSVEEKIYTLKEYTYGIDRDVFDPYGQGLRAYKDVEEELSDALEKIVEKI
- a CDS encoding MraY family glycosyltransferase; this encodes MAEYFIPFITAMVISFLMTPVAKKIAVKVGAIDIPKDGRRVHNKPIPLLGGLAIYIATIIVILLYLPLNKTLASIIIGGTIIFISGIIDDMKDISAKAKLFFQILASIVLIIGNVKIDFVTNPFSKESPLIYLKGFSIPLTIIWVVGITNAFNLIDGLDGLTAGVASISSLSLLFVASQFEYNNIMIISAIVAGSCLGFLPYNFRPAKIFMGDTGALFLGFMLSAISIEGVMKSTATIAIVLPIIVLGIPIFDTTFAIFRRLLNGKSIMEADNGHLHHKLLQKGYTQKQTVFIFYLISGIFGLLAIYVAKTETRQIEFIAITLIIVAIFLVSKLGVKDKRNNNHYKKE
- the upp gene encoding uracil phosphoribosyltransferase, which produces MGKVVVLEHPLIKHKLTFIRDKSTGSKEFKELVKEVSMLMAYEVTRDLPLEEIEIETPICKTKAQVISGKKLGLIPILRAGLGMVDGMLNLLPAAKVGHIGLYRDPETLKPVEYYCKLPKDIEDRELIVLDPMLATGGSAVAAIHFLKEKGAKNIKLMNLIAAPEGIEAVTKAHPDVEIYVAGVDEKLSEDAYIIPGLGDAGDRLFGTK
- the rpiB gene encoding ribose 5-phosphate isomerase B, with the protein product MKIGIASDHGGYELKEDIKEYLKEQGIEYIDYGTKSGDSVDYPDFALKLSEGVIKKECERGIAICGTGIGISISCNKVPGIRCALCGDTYSARMSMEHNNANILALGGRVVGKDLAMEIVSIWLKSEFQGGRHERRVDKISDIEGKCML
- the wecB gene encoding UDP-N-acetylglucosamine 2-epimerase (non-hydrolyzing): MKVMIVFGTRPEGIKMAPIVRKMKETKEIESIVCVTAQHREMLDQVLNIFSIEPDYDLNIFKPGQTLTEITTKALKGLEEVIVKERPDLLLVQGDTTTVFAGALAAFYQRVKIGHVEAGLRSGNILSPYPEEANRKLTGIVTDFHFAPTERNKQNLLKENYEEEKIFITGNTVIDALKLVIKDNYIFDIDKLNNIDFENKKVILLTSHRRENLGEPMENIFTAVKNAVEKYDDVEVVFPVHLNPKVRKIANDVFNNHERVHLIEPLDYEPFTNLMAKSYLIVTDSGGLQEEAPSLGKPVLVVRKETERPEGIEAGTAKLVGTDMEDIYEELDLIISNKDEYLKMANAVNPYGDGTAADKIVNVILEEFSKE